In Balearica regulorum gibbericeps isolate bBalReg1 chromosome 2, bBalReg1.pri, whole genome shotgun sequence, one DNA window encodes the following:
- the C1QL3 gene encoding complement C1q-like protein 3 → MVLLLVILIPVLVSSAGTSAHYEMLGTCRMVCDPYGGTKAPSTAATPDRGLMQSLPTFIQGPKGEAGRPGKAGPRGPPGEPGPPGPVGPPGEKGEPGRQGLPGPPGAPGLNAAGAISAATYSTVPKIAFYAGLKRQHEGYEVLKFDDVVTNLGNHYDPTTGKFTCSIPGIYFFTYHVLMRGGDGTSMWADLCKNNQVRASAIAQDADQNYDYASNSVVLHLEPGDEVYIKLDGGKAHGGNNNKYSTFSGFIIYAD, encoded by the exons atggtgctgctgctggtcaTCCTCATCCCGGTGCTGGTCAGCTCGGCCGGCACCTCGGCGCACTACGAGATGCTGGGCACCTGCCGCATGGTCTGCGACCCCTACGGCGGCACCAAGGCGCCCAGCACGGCGGCCACGCCCGACCGCGGCCTCATGCAGTCCCTGCCCACCTTCATCCAAGGGCCCAAGGGGGAGGCCGGCCGGCCGGGCAAAGCGGGGCCGCGCGGCCCCCCGGGGGAGCCGGGGCCGCCCGGCCCGGTGGGGCCGCCGGGTGAGAAGGGCGAGCCGGGGCGGCAGGGCCTGCCGGGCCCCCCCGGGGCGCCGGGGCTGAACGCGGCGGGGGCCATCAGCGCCGCCACCTACAGCACCGTCCCCAAGATCGCCTTCTACGCCGGCCTCAAGCGGCAGCACGAGGGCTACGAGGTGCTCAAGTTCGACGACGTGGTCACCAACCTGGGCAACCACTACGACCCCACCACCGGCAAGTTCACCTGCTCCATCCCCGGCATCTACTTCTTCACCTACCATGTGCTCATGCGGGGCGGCGACGGCACCAGCATGTGGGCCGACCTCTGCAAGAACAACCAG GTTCGAGCTAGTGCGATTGCTCAGGATGCTGATCAGAACTACGACTACGCCAGTAACAGCGTGGTTCTTCATTTGGAGCCAGGAGACGAAGTTTACATTAAATTAGATGGAGGAAAAGCACATGgaggaaacaacaacaaatacagCACATTTTCTGGATTTATTATTTATGCTGACTGA
- the PTER gene encoding N-acetyltaurine hydrolase isoform X2, translated as MKNLFWIKQNPYSHKENLLLYQETDAVKEELLHFKAAGGGTIVENTTTGIDRDMNTLKKLAEETGVHIIAGAGFYVDSTHSSQTQAMTVEQLTGIIVDEILNGADGTNIKCGVVGEIGCSWPLTQSEHRVLQATAQAQSQLGCPVIIHPGRNSDAPFQIIRILQEAGADVSKTVMSHLDRTIFDTKKLLEFAKLGCYLEYDLFGTEFLHYQFHPDIDMPSDNERIARIRMLIDEGFEDRILIAHDVHTKNRLMKYGGHGYSHILKNIVPKMLIRGISQDKIDKILLANPKRWLTFK; from the exons ATGAAGAACTTGTTTTGGATTAAGCAAAATCCCTACAGCCATAAAGAAAACCTTCTTTTGTATCAGGAGACAGATGCTGTGAAGGAGGAGCTGTtgcattttaaagcagcagGTGGTGGGACGATCGTGGAAAACACAACTACAGGAATTGATCGGGATATGAATACTTTGAAGAAACTTGCTGAAGAAACTGGAGTCCATATTATTGCTGGGGCTGGGTTTTATGTGGATTCCACTCATTCTTCTCAAACACAGGCCATGACAGTGGAGCAG CTTACAGGCATTATTGTTGATGAGATACTCAATGGAGCGGATGGGACTAACATCAAGTGTGGTGTGGTGGGAGAGATAGGTTGCTCCTGGCCTTTGACTCAGAGTGAACACAGAGTGCTTCAGGCAACAGCACAGGCTCAGTCCCAGCTTGGGTGCCCCGTTATCATCCATCCTGGCAGGAACAGCGATGCACCTTTCCAGATTATCCGCATTCTGCAGGAAGCTGGGGCTGATGTTTCAAAGACAGTCATGTCTCACCTCGACAG GACTATATTTGATACAAAGAAACTTCTGGAATTTGCTAAACTGGGATGCTATTTAGAGTATGACCTATTTGgtacagaatttcttcattATCAGTTCCATCCTGATATTGACATGCCGAGCGACAATGAAAGAATCGCAAG GATTCGTATGCTGATCGATGAAGGCTTTGAAGACAGAATTCTGATCGCTCATGATGTGCACACTAAGAATAGGCTGATGAAATATGGAGGTCATGGATATTCACATATCCTTAAAAATATAGTTCCTAAAATGCTAATTAGAGGCATATCCCAAGATAAAATTGATAAAATACTCCTAGCAAATCCAAAGCGGTGGTTGACTTTTAAGTAG
- the PTER gene encoding N-acetyltaurine hydrolase isoform X1, which translates to MSSLGGKAQTVLGPVDPDHLGYTLTHEHLTMNYSSCFCPPSPGQEPLSDGPIEMKNLFWIKQNPYSHKENLLLYQETDAVKEELLHFKAAGGGTIVENTTTGIDRDMNTLKKLAEETGVHIIAGAGFYVDSTHSSQTQAMTVEQLTGIIVDEILNGADGTNIKCGVVGEIGCSWPLTQSEHRVLQATAQAQSQLGCPVIIHPGRNSDAPFQIIRILQEAGADVSKTVMSHLDRTIFDTKKLLEFAKLGCYLEYDLFGTEFLHYQFHPDIDMPSDNERIARIRMLIDEGFEDRILIAHDVHTKNRLMKYGGHGYSHILKNIVPKMLIRGISQDKIDKILLANPKRWLTFK; encoded by the exons atgtcttccttgGGAGGGAAAGCGCAGACTGTCTTGGGCCCTGTGGATCCAGACCACCTTGGCTATACGTTGACTCATGAACACTTGACTATGAACTACAGCAGCTGTTTTTGTCCACCGTCTCCAGGCCAAGAGCCTCTGTCTGATGGGCCCATTGAGATGAAGAACTTGTTTTGGATTAAGCAAAATCCCTACAGCCATAAAGAAAACCTTCTTTTGTATCAGGAGACAGATGCTGTGAAGGAGGAGCTGTtgcattttaaagcagcagGTGGTGGGACGATCGTGGAAAACACAACTACAGGAATTGATCGGGATATGAATACTTTGAAGAAACTTGCTGAAGAAACTGGAGTCCATATTATTGCTGGGGCTGGGTTTTATGTGGATTCCACTCATTCTTCTCAAACACAGGCCATGACAGTGGAGCAG CTTACAGGCATTATTGTTGATGAGATACTCAATGGAGCGGATGGGACTAACATCAAGTGTGGTGTGGTGGGAGAGATAGGTTGCTCCTGGCCTTTGACTCAGAGTGAACACAGAGTGCTTCAGGCAACAGCACAGGCTCAGTCCCAGCTTGGGTGCCCCGTTATCATCCATCCTGGCAGGAACAGCGATGCACCTTTCCAGATTATCCGCATTCTGCAGGAAGCTGGGGCTGATGTTTCAAAGACAGTCATGTCTCACCTCGACAG GACTATATTTGATACAAAGAAACTTCTGGAATTTGCTAAACTGGGATGCTATTTAGAGTATGACCTATTTGgtacagaatttcttcattATCAGTTCCATCCTGATATTGACATGCCGAGCGACAATGAAAGAATCGCAAG GATTCGTATGCTGATCGATGAAGGCTTTGAAGACAGAATTCTGATCGCTCATGATGTGCACACTAAGAATAGGCTGATGAAATATGGAGGTCATGGATATTCACATATCCTTAAAAATATAGTTCCTAAAATGCTAATTAGAGGCATATCCCAAGATAAAATTGATAAAATACTCCTAGCAAATCCAAAGCGGTGGTTGACTTTTAAGTAG